ATCATGTGTATTTTTAATAGAAAATATTTTAAATTACTGATAACAAAATTTTTATTGTGGGATTAATAATTTTAGTAATTGATAATTTAAAAAAAATTATCAATGTTAGTTCAAAACTTTTATCAAAAACAATTATTCAAATCTTAATGATTAATTAAATTAGACTTTTACTTATATGATTTTATAATCATTTGTATTTTGTCATAACAAAAATTTTAAACCATGGATCGCAAAATTTGAATGTGAGACTTTTAAAAGTTTTAGTAATTTATAGTCATTTTATAAAATTCAAAATATAAATCTAAATTTTTATAATATGGTTATTGTGTTTTTTTAAAAATTATTTTAATAGTTTTAAATTAAAAAAATTTGATAGAAGATATATTTTTTAATCAGATTTTTATTATTCAAAATCATTAATTGTCATATATACTTTACCCACATTAGGCAATTCCGTAATCTTTATTTAAAGAAATAATAAATGACATTAATAATGAATTTATGGTTAGTTTAATAAAAACCTTATTATATAATTAAATGGACTAACCTATTTCTCTAATAATTTTAAGACTCATCCTAGTGATAACATGTGGTTACAAAAAGAAGTCATAATGTTTTACAAATAATATATAGGGGATAAATTATTTATTTTAAATATGTTTTTGCAGTCACTAGAAAAATCACACCCATTGGTCCCACATGCAATACAATATATGTACATACTTTTTGACTTTTGTGCCTCTAACCAAAGAAATCATCTCTCTCTCTCTCACACCTCCTTCCGGGAGGCTTACCAAATGCTTTTGAATTCCCGCACATGCCTTTTGACAAATGCAGTATAAATACTCAAAACCATATAAGGCAGTAATTCTCAGGCTCATCAACAACATTGATCATATAGCTCATAAGCATTTGATCACCACAATCTCTCTCGATCCTATACTCACAATACAAAACTTCAAACTTTTCACCAGCAATCAAAACACATCATCAGAAGATGGGAAGAGCTCCATGCTGCGAGAAAATGGGGTTACAGAGAGGTCCATGGACGCCTGAAGAGGATCAAATCTTGATCTCTTTTATTCACAAACATGGTCATAATAACTGGCGAGCCCTCCCTAAGCAAGCTGGTATGAACAAATTAAAAGCTATACATATATATATATGTGGAGTCCAATTTCCTAAATATCTTTATAAAATTTCTTAACACTGATGATAACTACTAATTACAGGACTTTTGAGATGTGGAAAAAGCTGTAGACTTAGGTGGATGAACTATTTAAAACCTGATATAAAAAGAGGCAATTTCACCAAAGAAGAGGAGGATGCTATCATTAGCTTGCACCAAGTCCTTGGCAATAGGTATATTTACTTTACACACTTCTGTTTTTACATATGAATTTATATACGGTTTACATACATCCAAAACACATACGATAATGATCATCACAAGAAACATGTCTTGGTCCACTATTATATAAAAGTTAGTATACAATTATCGGCTCTTTTGGAAAATTTGTATTAAAAGTTCTTTTTTTTCTTGGTATTGTCTCTAGATGGTCAGCAATTGCAGCAAAATTACCAGGAAGAACGGATAATGAGATCAAGAACGTATGGCACACTCACTTGAAGAAAAGACTCGAAGATTACCAACCCGCTAAACCTAAGAGCAGCAATAAGAAGCACGGTACTAAACCTAAATCTCAATCCGTAGCGGCGAAACTGAACAGTACAAGAAGTGAATCGGAGCTTGGAAATTCATCAAACCCTTCTTTTGAAAGCTTGTTCTCGGCATCACCTTCGACAAGTGATGAGGTTTCTTCGGTGACACTCATGAGCCACGAAGGCCATAACAACGAGGCTAAGATGGATAACAAATTGGGAGACATCAGTACTGCGGACCAAGATTGTTTTTCTTTCGAAAATTTTGGAGCAGATATCGACGAGAGCTTTTGGAACGAGGCGCTATATAGTCAAGATGAACATAATTACGCGTCGAATCTTGAAGTGACTGGTTTTGATGATGAGACACAACAAGAGTTTCAGCAGTTAGGCTCCGTTGAAAATGAGATGGTTTTCGACAGTGAGATGGACTTCTGGTACGATGTATTCGTGAGAACTGGAGGGGAGCAAGAACTATTAGCTGGGCTATAATTAATTAATTGTGATGATTGGTTCGCGTAAAACTTTAGCCGTATAAGTTTGGTTGTAGGTAAGTCTAAGTCGGTTATAGTTGTAAAGTTGTTAATGTAAACTTTTTTGCATAAACTTTTATTGTAGTTAAATTTGTTGTAATTGCAAGTTATAGGTCGTAAATATTTTAAAATAAAATATGTGATGTATATATAAAATAATTATACTTATCAATTAAAATAATTTATATTAATTATTTTATAAATTATCAAAATTTACTGTTATTTAAAATGTGATATTTAAATAATATTTATGCTGTCTAAAATATTTCAATAATTTTTAAAACAACCAAAATTAAATTAAAATATTTATAGATATTATTTATTAAAATTATCTAATTTCTTTGATATTATAGATTATTTTTTTCATTTTACAGATTATATAGCCTATAAAGAAGGAGATAGATTTTTTAACCAAAATACATAAGAAAAAATTTTGATTTACTTTTTTTCTGAGTTAAAGTATGATTGGTAAAATTAATAGAAACTTGATGTGGGCTTTTACTTTTCAAAATAAAGTTACAACATGATTTGAACTTTAGTGATTTTAAAATAAATAAAACTAAAATATGGAGATAAAAACCCAACCAAATAAAGTCGAATGGTGCAAATATTATGGCTAAGAAACTCTTAACTTTTGATAAAAACTAACTAGTTAGTTACTGTTATAAATTATGGAGTGGATTGTCATTAACCAGGCTCGGTCCAAGACCAGCCCAATACCTAGAAGATGGAGAGATGGCCAAAGCCCTAGAGAGAGGAGAGAGAAAACTGACTTCATGGGAGAGAGAGGCGACCATAAAGCTTGGAGAAAAGGAAACTCTTTCATTTTCCTAGTAGATGTAATCTTTATTATGTATTAATAGTTTTCCTAATCCTAGTGAGTTTAGGTTTTGGATACTTTCCATTTATATTCATCTTGTAATCCTTATATAAAGGAACCCCCTTGATCATTAATAAAAACACAGAAATATTCAGTCTCTAAACTCTCTAATTACAACACGTTATCAGCACGATAGACTACCAAAACCCTGAGAAAGAAAAACCCCTAACCCTAACCTAAAAATCCGTCACACATAAACCCTAAACCATGCGTAACTTAAAATCGATCTATCTTTCAAATCCTGAGGAACCAGACGACGAGCCACATATCATCTTGAAGCTCTGGACGAGATGAATCCATCAGCCCAAACCGTTCGTCGATCCGATCTCAGACGTGCTCTCACTCGCAGGAACAATACGCGGCGCCGTCTTGGTCTTTTGGAACCCTAATTCCGAAGAACCCTAAATTGTTCTTGCTTGCGTTCCAGCTTGCAAACACCCGATCAGCTAAAGCTCTTAACCGTTCCTGATCCTAGACATTCGCAGCTTCCTGTTCACAACAGAGCTAGTCCAGTTCGCATCACATCCAGCTTGAGTTCCCAATCAACCAGCTTGCGAACTCGATAAGAAGAAGACGCGTCCGTCTCAACCTCATCTCGCGACCCCGACTGCAAGCGTCCGTCTCGACTCGAGACCCGATGGGAAGAAGACAGCTCGCGTCCGCGTCGCAGCTTGCATCCGAGGTTCATCCGTTCATCTTAGTGGTCCAATTCAACCCTACAAAATAAAGGTAATTCGAAATCTGAAAACAAGAATCGAATTTGGTTGTTTTGTAAAGATTGAAACCATAAAAGATAATCTCTAAAACTAAAAACCATAGGTTAAATAGATAAATCCCCTATGAGTAAATCGAAGCTCTATAAGTTCGATCTAAACCTAAAAAACAAGATTGATCCATTGATCAATTAAAATCANNNNNNNNNNNNNNNNNNNNNNNNNNNNNNNNNNNNNNNNNNNNNNNNNNNNNNNNNNNNNNNNNNNNNNNNNNNNNNNNNNNNNNNNNNNTTTTAATTTTGATTTGAAACTTGAGTGTTTGATTGATCGCCTAGAGATATGATTAGGATTGTCTTAAAACTTGAATATAAATCTTGTTTTAAACTAAAACCAAAACCCTAATCTCGAATTTTAAAATTCCTAAAGGCCTTGAAACCTTAAATCTCTCATTACTTAAAACTTAAAAGATAGATTTAAAGTTAAAGAATTTACATATAGAATGAGAATTAGGTTGCTAGATTATTTAATTCTAAAACCTAATAGATATGCAACTAAGAAATATGATNNNNNNNNNNNNNNNNNNNNNNNNNNNNNNNNNNNNNNNNNNNNNNNNNNNNNNNNNNNNNNNNNNNNNNNNNNNNNNNNNNNNNNNNNNNNNNNNNNNNNNNNNNNNNCAGCCTAGTATCCGGATGGTTATATAAACCGGATTGCATCATGATCCGATCCTTAAGATCGTTGTATCTTATGATGGCCGTGAGGCCTAAGCATCACAATACTTGACCGTGGGGTCCAAGTATCAAAGATAGACTTATGAAATCATATGCACTGATTATTGAAATTGGTTGCAAGAATTCTAAATCAATGAATTGATTGATAATATGATTTCAGATGCCGAGATTTAATCCCATGGATTATGCCATTCTAAATCTCTCTGGAGATAATTATCTAGAATGGGCAATGAACACTTCAATTACCCTAAAATCAAGAGGACTCGGAAGGAGTATCATTCAGGGTGATTATGCAACTGAAAGTGAAAAGTTAAGAGCCATTACAATAATGTGTCATCATCTCACTGAGGAACTAAGAAATCAGTATCTACATATTGAGAGCCCTCGTGACCTTTGGACAAAATTAAAGTCCAGATACACTATGGTATTATCAGTATATACATATAAAGAATCCTCGTGACCTTTGGACATAATTAAAGTCCAGATACACTATTGTGTTATTACCAAAGGTCAGACACGATTGGATGAGTCTCAGATACCAAGACTTTAGGTCTGTGGCCGAGTACCATTTTGCCTTGGCCAGAATCGTGTACCAACTGAGATTATGTGGAGAAGAGGTAACAGATAATGATTGTCTATTCAAGACATACTCCNNNNNNNNNNNNNNNNNNNNNNNNNNNNNNNNNNNNNNNNNNNNNNNNNNNNNNNNNNNNNNNNNNTGTTTTTATATATAAATAAAGTTTGTTTTGACTTCATTATGTCTTGCCTGATCTTACTTGAACATATAAATGATTTTAAAGAGTTGCCTAAAGGGCATAAAACCAAGTAAGAAATCATGAATGGGTATAGTATGCATAGTAAAGAAACTATGGCTAAGGCATTGCCTTAAAAGGCATTATACACACCCAAAAGAACATGTGACCCATTGAAGTTATAATGAATGGTTTCCAAGTAGCAACAATGGGCAAGGAAGGAAACAAGTTCCTTTAGATTTAAGAAGAAAAACGCCTAAGACCTTGAAAGAAAGTGGTCGAGACTATACCTATGATCTCTACTGATCAAAACTATGCTACAGATCAGTATGATAAAGAGGCAAGAGATGTAGTAACCATATTGAGATATCCCACGAAATTTTACACCATATGGCATGATAGGATTAGCCATCCTAAAGTCTAAACTTGATGCAAAGATTGAAAAGGCACAAAGTTATCCCGTAAAAGATCTCACGTTGTGAAACNNNNNNNNNNNNNNNNNNNNNNNNNNNNNNNNNNNNNNNNNNNNNNNNNNNNNNNNNNNNNNNNNNNNNNNNNNNNNNNNNNNNNNNNNNNNNNNNNNNNNNNNNNNNNNNNNNNNNNNNNNNNNNNNNNNNNNNNNNNNNNNNNNNNNNNNNNNNNNNNNNNNNNNNNNNNNNNNNNNNNNNNNNNNNNNNNNNNNNNNNNNNNNNNNNNNNNNNNNNNNNNNNNNNNNNNNNNNNNNNNNNNNNNNNNNNNNNNNNNNNNNNNNNNNNNNNNNNNNNNNNNNNNNNNNNNNNNNNNNNNNNNNNNNNNNNNNNNNNNNNNNNNNNNNNNNNNNNNNNNNNNNNNNNNNNNNNNNNNNNNNNNNNNNNNNNNNNNNNNNNNNNNNNNNNNNNNNNNNNNNNNNNNNNNNNNNNNNNNNNNNNNNNNNNNNNNNNNNNNNNNNNNNNNNNNNNNNNNNNNNNNNNNNNNNNNNNNNNNNNNNNNNNNNNNNNNNNNNNNNNNNNNNNNNNNNNNNNNNNNNNNNNNNNNNNNNNNNNNNNNNNNNNNNNNNNNNNNNNNNNNNNNNNNNNNNNNNNNNNNNNNNNNNNNNNNNNNNNNNNNNNNNNNNNNNNNNNNNNNNNNNNNNNNNNNNNNNNNNNNNNNNNNNNNNNNNNNNNNNNNNNNNNNNNNNNNNNNNNNNNNNNNNNNNNNNNNNNNNNNNNNNNNNNNNNNNNNNNNNNNNNNNNNNNNNNNNNNNNNNNNNNNNNNNNNNNNNNNNNNNNNNNNNNNNNNNNNNNNNNNNNNNNNNNNNNNNNNNNNNNNNNNNNNNNNNNNNNNNNNNNNNNNNNNNNNNNNNNNNNNNNNNNNNNNNNNNNNNNNNNNNNNNNNNNNNNNNNNCGCCATATACATATACAGAAACGTCATCTGATAAAACCAGTGAAATAGATGGATCTTGTGAGATAAAGAAACCGTGTGAAAAGGCACATGATCACGAGGTCTAGAGTGTTCATGTTTCCTAATAACAGCATTAGATCATAGCTTGTTACACAAGATACTCACAGAGATCAAAGGAACAGATTATAAGGAGATAAACTCCTATGTGGTGGATCCTGCTACAGATTTTCGAAATTGAAAATGGTCTGGTCATAAGAAAGATATTAGATACAAATGATGTAGTAAGCAGCATATGGATCACTCGATAAGATGAAAGAACAGCTTCGTTCCTAAGCTGATTCATGGACTGAAACATAAAGCAGTTGCATACAGTTTGTAAAAGAAATTGATCATGCATGATCATTGATCTTGGAGTTGTATAAAAGACAATCCAATACAG
The DNA window shown above is from Brassica oleracea var. oleracea cultivar TO1000 chromosome C3, BOL, whole genome shotgun sequence and carries:
- the LOC106332488 gene encoding myb-related protein Myb4-like, with translation MGRAPCCEKMGLQRGPWTPEEDQILISFIHKHGHNNWRALPKQAGLLRCGKSCRLRWMNYLKPDIKRGNFTKEEEDAIISLHQVLGNRWSAIAAKLPGRTDNEIKNVWHTHLKKRLEDYQPAKPKSSNKKHGTKPKSQSVAAKLNSTRSESELGNSSNPSFESLFSASPSTSDEVSSVTLMSHEGHNNEAKMDNKLGDISTADQDCFSFENFGADIDESFWNEALYSQDEHNYASNLEVTGFDDETQQEFQQLGSVENEMVFDSEMDFWYDVFVRTGGEQELLAGL